A stretch of the Corynebacterium maris DSM 45190 genome encodes the following:
- a CDS encoding metallophosphoesterase family protein — translation MLRLKEHGGAVDFLTSDHHFGHKRISAFAGRGYDDRLDDMKEMMIQRWNDVVSPSDTVLHLGDFALGPRSKTLRAAQRLNGVILFMPGNHDAVSQLCGGRRRKLYETHFVELLPETGDRLVTAAGNEAVVSHYPFDDPYASDAMRALMPHDDGQVLLVHGHTHQRDTVRGRQFHVGVDSHDFLPVPAARVAEWIDANA, via the coding sequence ATGCTGCGTTTGAAAGAGCACGGCGGCGCCGTCGACTTCCTCACCTCCGACCACCATTTCGGTCACAAGCGGATCTCCGCGTTCGCCGGACGCGGCTACGACGACCGCCTGGACGACATGAAAGAAATGATGATCCAGCGGTGGAACGACGTCGTCTCCCCATCGGACACGGTGCTGCATCTCGGGGATTTCGCTTTGGGGCCCCGCAGCAAGACGCTGCGTGCGGCGCAGCGTCTCAACGGCGTCATCCTGTTCATGCCCGGCAACCACGACGCCGTCTCTCAGCTCTGCGGGGGACGACGGCGCAAGCTCTATGAGACGCATTTCGTGGAGTTGTTGCCGGAGACCGGCGACCGGCTGGTCACCGCCGCAGGCAACGAGGCAGTGGTCTCTCACTATCCTTTCGATGACCCATACGCCTCAGACGCGATGCGTGCGCTCATGCCGCACGATGACGGTCAGGTGCTGCTCGTCCACGGGCACACGCATCAGCGCGACACCGTGCGCGGCCGACAATTTCACGTCGGCGTGGACTCCCATGACTTTTTGCCCGTCCCGGCGGCGCGGGTCGCGGAGTGGATCGACGCTAACGCGTGA